One Ovis aries strain OAR_USU_Benz2616 breed Rambouillet chromosome 4, ARS-UI_Ramb_v3.0, whole genome shotgun sequence DNA window includes the following coding sequences:
- the HILPDA gene encoding LOW QUALITY PROTEIN: hypoxia-inducible lipid droplet-associated protein (The sequence of the model RefSeq protein was modified relative to this genomic sequence to represent the inferred CDS: inserted 1 base in 1 codon): MKHMLNLYLLGGVLTLLSIFIRLMESLEGLLESPSPGSSWATRGQLANTEPXKGLPDHPSRGV, encoded by the exons ATGAAGCATATGTTGAACCTCTATCTCTTAGGTGGGGTGCTGACCCTGCTCTCCATCTTCATTAGACTGATGGAGTCCCTGGAGGGCTTACTGGAGAGCCCGTCTCCTGGGAGCTCCTGGGCCACCAGAGGTCAGCTTGCCAACACAGAGC CCAAGGGCCTTCCAGACCATCCATCCAGAGGGGTGTGA